In Candida orthopsilosis Co 90-125, chromosome 6 draft sequence, the following are encoded in one genomic region:
- a CDS encoding Int1 integrin-like protein: MPQLEPPPVASTQDLSRSSSQSTDFFKNQNESVDLLLRDMSGDLDSIAPPTTFDPGHRRNEHSLSMSINTSPTKPLKFPNQHASMNDPNSSSDTYASDQDQLQHKLYPAAKEDVKSSLDRNFDVDTSADMQDTIQVSNEYRSSLDIYTSQTPVTSTVNLTSEQTYTNSSPNKSIMKKTPTGSPKKVAFTATDPKIYQYAQEKQDEEEQHQTVNYLALQKPITHHWEQPHIHSEDESLASPPPPPPPHTSKPTFAQLLNREGRSLEKKKNLEAVPLHEKMNPQSDEEYDLDARLQELELASKNKTNENIHHLSLSLQTTTFQMENPLESLQKSPDVQLRSSGSSQSSLQSLRDDNRSLNSVPGSPTKANRGIALRDGIKGLSDAAVESMLPRDESEDALYMNLSNSRLNLQSHEDDHLDSFDNSYNRTEQSIMNLLNSASGSQVALNNVPQEKEVHIKKERVYDEPAFISEEREIHVKKEKEVDEEIFEPQVRVVVKKESSEVLPQDEQTTTIKQESRQDPFNTADDNSQFSPHVFLPELNGRISAKTVHISQEETEKNTNTDKHHPHDETTEITDIANQDESMMSIRFHTDSGWKLEDSNDGDREDNDDYSKVIDQSNMLDEGDSNSSPDEEFADASNELGQALDCANENEKKEVVKSLAPPRAIDEAVDATHGPKDNDTVLANSSNIAEPNEDITLPPVEMNNYSSLEEITRNMDSVSSYERSLSAENDVVKAKPDNFLSIWHSQKKQRKSQMHKVPTQQLIAAYREEKDEQKRAISTDKVRIPSSLNGKKIKEVHVMSRRVVSPDNFDDLHASNFLPELSRDSGFNDLHFTNQSRVPSAQLNTSNMLSNIDNNPNVVEPPQPGSNNEMKQANRLTSSSSNHLQRAFTTASAGQKRSRFRVPTFEIKRSSSVLSPKNMYDDIFEDVVPRKPPTIRAEGMKTLPSMDKDDVKRILSTRKGMTQDEYAHAKFVEQKPKKNSIVTEAEGAFEHVPQTASIHDANTDSPRQPSNAIGSDIFPYLVDELNKSPSELMSKSQPDNKDYPTRTGSVIVRKNGALPEPEFEFDISPHSPPATVGGTDEVDTEASLNYLHRENLSPKTSRQEVRSKPTLEPVPGPEPVPVVEQIQEAIVERKLDPNVRPVVAKPSEPTDTPATPVKKTLKDAHTPISKKNSPKKSPIKIGSPVKLVRKNGSITGIELAERHQFHDLANTEQVQPFLGDQLVNAKIRDNIDQDKWVPEHKSNMPSAVSVRSEFSDSKSQHIVHERHKSDPKVIDDEHPDVAWQERGRLFFRVLGLKNINLPDMKSHKGKFTIALDNGVHCVKTAEYDLDRSLVSIGKEFELIVGESLQFILTMKANYTKPKGTLVEVRERKVVKSKNRLGRLFGSKDIITTTKYVPSKVEDSWANKLAIDGSFARCYIDFAQFEPQVTGKVQRFDLSCFNEWETKSNGNGPQSKQRLKPYKIAELEVEMLFIPRSDPHEILPTSIKSAYQSLAELSKELKTTNEGYLYQEGGDCEIWKRRWFKLYATSLVAHSEFSHKTRAKINLNKIIDVMYVDKENLQSSKHRNFSDVLLVEHSFKIKFANGEIIEFGAPNEREMKRWIEILESIVQRNKIRRLPWVNVMMKQQLEA; this comes from the exons ATGCCACAATTGGAACCACCACCAGTCGCGTCAACACAAGATTTATCACGTTCGCTGAGTCAAAGTACagactttttcaaaaatcaaaacg AGTCTGTGGATCTTTTATTGAGAGATATGAGTGGAGACTTGGATAGTATAGCGCCTCCAACCACTTTTGACCCTGGCCACAGGCGAAATGAGCATAGCTTATCAATGTCTATTAATACATCCCCAACTAAACCATTAAAGTTTCCCAATCAACATGCATCCATGAATGACCCAAATTCCAGCTCAGACACATATGCCAGCGATCAAGATCAACTTCAGCACAAACTTTACCCGGCAGCCAAGGAAGACGTCAAGTCTTCTTTAGATCGTAACTTCGACGTTGACACTTCAGCTGACATGCAAGATACTATCCAGGTACTGAATGAATACAGGTCTAGCTTGGATATTTATACACTGCAAACCCCCGTAACATCAACTGTCAATCTAACATCAGAACAAACCTACACAAACTCCTCCCCTAATAAGTcgataatgaagaaaacTCCAACGGGATCTCCTAAAAAGGTTGCATTCACAGCAACGGACCCCAAGATTTACCAATATGCTCAAGAAAAGCAAGACGAAGAGGAACAACATCAAACTGTTAATTATCTAGCACTCCAAAAACCAATTACTCACCACTGGGAACAGCCACATATACATTCTGAAGATGAAAGCTTAGCTTCGCCtcctccaccaccacctccaCATACGAGCAAACCTACATTTGCTCAGCTTTTGAACCGTGAAGGGCGTAGTctagaaaagaaaaagaatctAGAAGCTGTACCACTTCATGAGAAAATGAATCCTCAATCCGATGAAGAATATGATTTGGATGCTCGTTTAcaagaattggaattggcaTCAAAGAATAAAACTAATGAAAATATCCATCATCTATCACTTTCGTTGCAAACTACTACCtttcaaatggaaaatCCATTGGAGTCATTACAGAAATCCCCAGATGTGCAATTGAGGTCGTCAGGATCCTCACAGTCGTCATTACAATCCTTAAGAGATGACAATAGAAGCTTAAATTCTGTACCAGGGTCACCTACAAAGGCTAATCGTGGAATTGCATTACGTGATGGTATCAAAGGGTTATCGGATGCAGCAGTAGAGTCAATGTTGCCTAGAGATGAATCGGAAGATGCCTTGTACATGAACCTTTCTAACAGTAGGTTAAATCTACAGTCACACGAGGATGATCATTTGGACTCATTTGATAACTCGTACAATCGTACCGAACAATCTATTATGAACTTGCTTAATAGTGCATCTGGTTCTCAAGTGGCACTTAATAACGTTccacaagaaaaagaagttcatataaagaaagaaagagttTATGATGAGCCAGCATTTATATCAGAAGAGAGGGAAATTCATgtaaagaaagaaaaagaggttgatgaagagatCTTTGAACCTCAAGTTCGAGTTGTAGTAAAGAAGGAATCAAGTGAAGTCCTACCTCAAGATGAACAAACTACAACTATCAAGCAAGAGTCAAGACAGGACCCGTTCAATACCGCTGATGATAATTCTCAGTTCTCACCTCATGTGTTCCTACCTGAATTGAATGGTCGAATCTCAGCCAAAACTGTGCACATTTCACAAGAGGAGACAGAAAAGAATACCAATACAGACAAGCATCATCCTCATGACGAAACTACCGAAATTACTGATATTGCAAATCAAGACGAATCCATGATGTCGATCAGATTCCACACCGATAGTGGTTGGAAATTGGAGGATAGTAATGATGGGGATAGGGAGGATAATGATGACTATAGCAAGGTAATTGACCAATCGAATATGCTTGATGAAGGTGACTCCAATTCTTCTCCAGATGAGGAATTTGCCGACGCATCCAATGAACTCGGTCAAGCGCTAGATTGTGCAAAcgaaaatgaaaagaaagaagttGTCAAGAGTTTGGCACCACCCAgagcaattgatgaagctgtGGATGCAACTCATGGTCCGAAAGATAATGACACAGTTTTAGCTAATTCATCGAACATTGCCGAACCGAATGAGGATATAACGCTACCACCAGTCGAAATGAACAACTATTCCTCATTGGAAGAGATTACGAGAAATATGGATTCGGTATCAAGCTATGAACGTTCTTTATCAGCCGAAAATGACGTGGTGAAGGCAAAACCAGACAACTTTTTATCTATTTGGCATAgtcaaaagaaacaaaggaAGAGCCAGATGCATAAAGTACCTACCCAGCAACTAATAGCTGCTTATAGAGAGGAGAAAGATGAGCAAAAGAGGGCAATATCCACTGATAAAGTAAGGATTCcttcatcattgaatggGAAAAAGATTAAGGAAGTGCATGTTATGTCAAGGAGAGTAGTTAGTCCAgacaattttgatgatttgcaTGCATCTAATTTTTTGCCTGAGTTGTCCAGAGATTCTGGATTTAATGATTTGCATTTCACCAATCAGTCTAGAGTTCCGTCAGCACAACTTAATACTTCCAACATGCTTTCAAATATAGACAATAATCCAAATGTTGTCGAGCCACCGCAACCGGGATCAAATAACGAAATGAAGCAAGCAAACAGGTTGACTTCATCGAGTAGCAATCACTTACAACGGGCATTTACTACTGCATCTGCAGGACAAAAAAGATCAAGGTTTAGAGTACccacatttgaaataaaaCGTTCGTCATCGGTATTATCACCCAAGAACATGTATGATGacatttttgaagatgttgttCCGCGAAAGCCACCAACTATTCGAGCAGAAGGTATGAAGACTTTACCAAGTATGGATAAAGATGATGTTAAACGCATCCTTTCTACGAGAAAGGGCATGACACAAGATGAATATGCTCATGCTAAGTTTGTTGAGCAAaaaccaaagaaaaattcaattgtcaCTGAGGCTGAGGGTGCTTTTGAACATGTTCCACAAACAGCATCGATCCACGATGCAAACACTGATTCACCACGCCAGCCTTCAAATGCTATTGGCTCCGATATTTTTCCTTACTTGGTGgatgaattgaacaaatcgCCAAGCGAATTGATGTCAAAGAGTCAACCTGATAATAAAGATTATCCAACTAGGACAGGTTCGGTGATTGTTCGCAAGAATGGTGCATTGCCTGAAcctgaatttgaatttgatatttctcCACATTCGCCGCCGGCGACCGTGGGAGGAACTGATGAAGTGGATACTGAAGCATCTTTAAACTACTTGCACAGGGAAAATTTGTCGCCAAAGACATCTAGACAGGAAGTTCGTTCAAAGCCAACTTTGGAACCAGTACCGGGACCTGAACCAGTGCCGGTTGTGGAACAGATTCAGGAAGCCATTGTGGAGAGGAAGTTAGATCCAAATGTGCGTCCAGTTGTTGCTAAACCAAGTGAGCCCACTGATACACCAGCAACTCCAGTCAAGAAAACCCTCAAGGACGCTCATACCCCTATTTCGAAGAAGAACTCACCTAAAAAGAGTCCTATCAAGATTGGTTCCCCTGTTAAACTCGTTAGAAAAAATGGATCAATCACTGGTATTGAGTTGGCAGAAAGACACCAATTTCATGATCTTGCCAATACTGAACAAGTTCAGCCATTCTTGGGCGACCAATTGGTCAATGCAAAAATCAGAGATAATATTGATCAAGACAAATGGGTACCTGAGCATAAATCCAACATGCCAAGTGCTGTGTCTGTTCGATCGGAATTTTCTGACTCAAAAAGTCAACATATTGTCCATGAACGCCATAAATCTGATCCTAAAGTTATTGACGACGAACATCCAGATGTTGCGTGGCAAGAGCGTGGTAGATTGTTTTTCCGTGTTCttggattgaaaaatattaATTTGCCTGATATGAAGTCTCACAAGGGTAAATTTACAATTGCTTTGGATAATGGTGTCCATTGTGTAAAAACTGCTGAATATGACTTGGATAGAAGCTTAgtttcaattggaaaagagtTTGAGTTGATTGTTGGCGAATCTTTGCAATTTATTTTGACTATGAAGGCCAACTATACTAAACCGAAAGGTACATTGGTTGAGGTACGTGAAAGGAAAGTAGTCAAGTCAAAGAACAGATTGGGCCGATTGTTTGGGTCTAAGGACATTATCACTACGACAAAATATGTTCCAAgtaaagttgaagataGTTGGGCTAATAAATTGGCCATTGATGGATCGTTTGCTAGATGTTATATTGATTTCGCTCAATTTGAACCTCAAGTCACTGGTAAGGTGCAAAGATTTGATTTAAGTTGTTTCAATGAATGGGAAACAAAATCCAATGGCAATGGGCCTCAATCTAAACAGAGATTGAAACCATATAAGATTGCGGAATTGGAAGTTGAAATGTTGTTTATACCTCGTTCAGATCCTCATGAAATCTTACCAACAAGTATCAAATCTGCATACCAATCCTTGGCTGAATTGAGTaaggaattgaaaacaacCAATGAAGGTTATTTGTATCAAGAAGGAGGCGATTGTGAAATTTGGAAACGTCGTTGGTTTAAACTTTATGCTACTTCATTGGTAGCCCATTCGGAATTTAGTCACAAGACAAGAGctaaaatcaatttaaacaaaattattgatGTAATGtatgttgataaagaaaacCTACAAAGTTCAAAACATCGTAATTTTAGTGATGTTTTACTTGTTGAACATTCATTCAAGATTAAGTTTGCCAATGGAGagattattgaatttggtgCTCCTAATGAACGAGAAATGAAACGatggattgaaattttggagAGTATTGTACAACGGAATAAGATTAGACGACTTCCCTGGGTTAatgtgatgatgaagcaaCAACTTGAAGCCTAG
- a CDS encoding Ecm331 GPI-anchored protein — protein sequence MKFNFVTSLAILANCVFAADETNSTTTTSRSTSTTTNSNSRSTSSSSNTCSFSRTTITNATALQELTSCPTLDGEITISGNEFASIDLPQLREIAGDVTVINSRSIVAINLNQLRSIDGKLTITNMTQLNTIDLSSLRNSRDLELVSLPSFANLVLNSELESAGKVVLSDTALTNLNGLTSFNNIQYMNINNNKNITQIQFPNLKSVTDALILSFNNDDAVVELNDLEWAANLTIQSVGQLSASELRAINGTLQISYNLFESLNLSTLTYVGSSLQVFAHDELTSIDFKNLQEIGGELSLFNNSDLHDLQNSFPNLEVIEGAVAISGDIANLSMSKLEKVRGDFQLNSTSEDFDCSEFDQLHDDGDIEGNNYICSTAVDEDELQSATGTTTRSGSTSTSTGSSSGEDDSPNRSNGADKLVISSLFMHIGLILAISLL from the coding sequence ATGAAGTTCAATTTCGTAACATCATTAGCCATCTTGGCCAACTGTGTTTTCGCCGCGGATGAAACAAACTCTACTACTACAACATCAAgatcaacttcaaccaccaccaattccaactcaaggtcaacatcatcatcttccaaCACTTGTTCATTCTCAAGAACTACCATTACTAATGCCACTGCGCTTCAAGAATTGACTTCGTGTCCAACTTTGGATGGAGAGATTACCATTTCCGGTAACGAATTTGCTTCGATTGATTTACCCCAATTACGAGAAATCGCCGGTGATGTCACTGTTATTAATTCGAGATCAATTGTAGCCATCaacttgaatcaattgagaaGTATCGATGGTAAATTAACCATTACAAATATGACTCAATTAAATACcattgatttatcaagttTGAGAAATTCACgagatttggaattggtttCATTACCTTCCTTTGCAAATTTAGTCTTGAATAGTGAATTGGAAAGTGCTGGAAAAGTTGTCTTGTCCGATACTGCTttaaccaatttgaatggtttgacttcattcaacaatattcaGTATATGAATattaataataataaaaacattactcaaattcaattccccaatttgaaaagtgtTACAGATGCGTTGATTTTaagtttcaacaatgacGATGCCgtggttgaattgaatgatttggaatGGGCAGCTAATTTAACTATTCAATCAGTGGGTCAACTTTCAGCTAGTGAATTGAGAGCTATTAATGGAACTTTACAAATTAGTtacaatttgtttgaatcTTTGAATCTTTCCACTTTGACTTATGTTGGATCAAGCTTACAAGTTTTTGCTCATGATGAATTAACATCAATTGACTTCAAAAACTTGCAAGAGATTGGTGGCGAATTGAgtcttttcaataactcAGATTTGCatgatttacaaaatagTTTCCCCAATTTGGAAGTTATTGAAGGCGCAGTTGCCATTAGCGGGGATATTgccaatttatcaatgagtaaattggaaaaagttAGAGGtgatttccaattgaattcaacTTCCGAGGATTTTGATTGTTctgaatttgatcaattacaTGATGACGGTGATATCGAAGGTAATAATTATATTTGTTCAactgctgttgatgaagatgagttGCAATCAGCTACGGGAACTACAACTCGTAGTGGTAGTACCTCCACCAGCACCGGATCATCCAGTGGAGAAGATGATTCGCCAAATAGATCAAACGGTGCCGACAAGTTGGTTATCTCCAGCTTGTTTATGCATATTGGTTTAATCCTCGCTATTTCTCTTTTATAA
- a CDS encoding planktonic growth-induced gene, which produces MKDFRVLLYLLISWVIAFLINEKYVPYRTIRKCKWPKLNQGDNVMKQQTNILLIADPQLIDNHTYPGRNPYLLSLSQHTVDQHLKRNYAQLTKLNPNSTIFLGDLLDNGRASTDEYFAQELARFRSIYPKTPKMYTNLPGNHDIGFGDLIRTDIRDRFGETFGNPNLQTSINGVEFILVDTTSLSSTKDSINQAARGFVNGLPKKGMPRILLSHVPLFRDPNTNCGPLREKPKFESLGRGYQYQNSLTKEISNQLLEKIEPDLIFSGDDHDYCDIVHPQGTREITVKSVSMAMGIYYPAVQLLSYSKSPEGLKYQTKICYMQTPYINVVVYIVLAIISIVVILQQNLRLKTGNSSWTILPLSRSKREEKSKMGTGGWRKQMFLDVVKEGLAMAVVVILVYKYFIAI; this is translated from the coding sequence ATGAAAGATTTTCGAGTGTTGCTATACTTACTCATCTCGTGGGTTATTGCATTCCTTATAAATGAGAAATATGTTCCCTACAGAACAATCCGAAAATGCAAATGGCCCAAGCTCAACCAAGGTGATAATGTcatgaaacaacaaaccaaTATTTTACTCATTGCCGATCcacaattgattgataatcATACTTATCCTGGTCGTAACCCATATTTACTTAGTCTATCGCAACATACAGTTgatcaacatttgaaacGTAACTATGCACAGTTGACTAAGCTAAACcccaattcaacaatttttttgggTGATTTATTAGATAATGGACGGGCTTCAACTGATGAATATTTTGCTCAAGAACTAGCTCGATTCAGATCGATTTACCCCAAAACCCCAAAAATGTATACTAATCTTCCCGGGAACCATGATATTGGGtttggtgatttgattaGGACCGATATACGCGATCGATTTGGCGAAACTTTTGGTAACCCAAATTTACAAACTAGTATTAATGGAGTCGAATTTATCTTGGTTGATACTACTAgtttatcatcaactaaGGACCTGATTAATCAAGCTGCAAGGGGGTTTGTGAACGGATTACCCAAAAAGGGTATGCCAAGGATCTTGTTATCGCATGTACCTCTTTTTCGTGatccaaatacaaattgtGGACCGTTGCGAGAAAAACctaaatttgaatctttAGGAAGAGGATATCAGTATCAGAACTCACTTACTAAGGAGATATCTAATCAACTACTTGAGAAGATTGAACcggatttgatattttcgGGTGATGATCATGATTATTGTGATATTGTCCATCCTCAAGGAACGAGAGAGATTACCGTAAAGTCGGTTTCAATGGCGATGGGGATATATTACCCTGCAGTTCAGTTACTCAGTTACAGTAAGCTGCCTGAAGGATTGAAGTATCAAACCAAGATTTGCTACATGCAAACACCCTATATAAACGTTGTGGTGTATATCGTCTTGGCGATAATATCAATCGTGGTCatacttcaacaaaatttacGATTGAAAACAGGAAACTCTAGTTGGACAATATTACCCTTGAGCAGACTGAAACGAGAAGAAAAGAGTAAGATGGGCACTGGTGGATGGAGAAAACAGATGTTTTTGGATGTGGTTAAAGAGGGTTTAGCTATGGCAGTGGTGGTAATATTAGTTTATAAATATTTTATTGCAATATAG